From the Saccharobesus litoralis genome, one window contains:
- a CDS encoding NADP-dependent isocitrate dehydrogenase, whose amino-acid sequence MSKIIYTITDEAPALATHSLLPIIQAYAGQAGVEVETRDISLAGRILANLSDYLPEDQKTADALAELGDLAKTPEANIIKLPNISASIPQLIAAIKELQGKGFALPDFPEEPKNDEEKAIKAAYAKVLGSAVNPVLREGNSDRRAPGAVKQYAQANPHRMGEWKSDSKAHVASMTGGDFYGSEKSVTVEADSQFKIEFQAEDGSVTELKGFAPLLAGEVIDSSVMSAKALQAFLAEQIVDAKEKDVLFSLHMKATMMKVSDPIIFGQCVSVFYKDVFEKHAEVLARLAVDVNNGIGDLYAKLGQLDEAKQAEIKADIEALYAEAPALAMVDSDKGITNLHVPSDVIIDASMPAMIRGGGKMWNAEGKEQDAKAVIPDRCYAGVYDETIKFCIENGAFDVTTMGTVPNVGLMAQKAEEYGSHDKTFQASGTGSIKVVSDSGEVLMEQAVEAGDIFRMSQAKDAPIQDWVKLAVTRSRLSNTPVIFWLDKNRAHDAQMIAKVEKYLPDHDTSGLDIQILSPVEATKVTLKRCKEGLDTISATGNVLRDYLTDLFPILELGTSAKMLSIVPLMNGGGLFETGAGGSAPKHVQQFEKENYLRWDSLGEFLALAASLEHLSNFASNPKAQVLADTLDAATGKFLLNDKSPARKLGSIDNRGSHFYLALYWAQELAAQTADAELQAKFAPLAESLTANEDKIVGELNGAQGPAQDVGGYFQPNAELAGKAMRPSATLNAAIEAL is encoded by the coding sequence ATGTCTAAAATTATCTATACGATCACAGACGAAGCGCCAGCGTTGGCGACACACTCATTATTACCTATTATCCAAGCTTACGCTGGTCAAGCTGGTGTTGAAGTAGAAACTCGTGATATTTCACTCGCTGGTCGTATTCTTGCTAATCTTTCAGACTACTTACCTGAAGATCAAAAAACAGCTGACGCACTAGCTGAATTAGGTGATTTAGCTAAAACACCAGAAGCTAACATCATTAAATTACCGAATATTTCAGCTTCTATCCCTCAGTTAATTGCAGCTATTAAAGAATTACAAGGTAAAGGTTTTGCATTACCTGATTTTCCTGAAGAGCCAAAAAATGACGAAGAAAAAGCCATCAAAGCGGCTTACGCAAAAGTTTTAGGTTCTGCAGTAAACCCTGTTTTACGTGAAGGTAACTCTGACCGTCGTGCGCCAGGCGCTGTTAAGCAATACGCTCAAGCAAACCCACATCGCATGGGTGAGTGGAAGTCTGATTCTAAAGCACATGTTGCTTCAATGACAGGTGGTGATTTCTACGGTTCTGAAAAATCTGTTACTGTTGAAGCTGACAGCCAGTTCAAAATCGAATTCCAAGCAGAAGACGGTTCAGTTACTGAATTAAAAGGTTTTGCACCTTTATTAGCTGGCGAAGTTATCGACTCATCAGTCATGAGTGCTAAAGCGTTACAAGCTTTCTTAGCTGAGCAAATCGTTGATGCTAAAGAAAAAGACGTTTTATTCTCTTTACACATGAAAGCAACCATGATGAAGGTTTCAGATCCTATCATCTTCGGTCAATGTGTATCTGTATTCTACAAAGACGTTTTCGAAAAACACGCTGAAGTATTAGCGCGTTTAGCAGTTGACGTAAACAACGGTATCGGTGACTTATATGCTAAATTAGGTCAATTAGACGAAGCTAAGCAAGCTGAAATCAAAGCTGACATTGAAGCGTTATACGCTGAAGCGCCGGCATTAGCTATGGTTGATTCAGACAAAGGCATCACTAACTTACACGTACCTTCTGACGTAATCATCGATGCTTCAATGCCTGCGATGATCCGTGGTGGCGGTAAAATGTGGAATGCTGAAGGTAAAGAGCAAGACGCTAAAGCTGTCATTCCAGATCGTTGTTACGCTGGTGTTTACGACGAAACTATCAAGTTCTGTATCGAAAACGGCGCATTCGATGTAACAACTATGGGTACTGTTCCTAACGTTGGTTTAATGGCACAAAAAGCGGAAGAGTACGGTTCACACGATAAAACTTTCCAAGCTTCTGGCACTGGTTCAATCAAAGTTGTTTCTGACAGCGGCGAAGTTTTAATGGAACAAGCTGTTGAAGCTGGCGACATCTTCCGTATGTCTCAAGCTAAAGACGCTCCTATTCAAGATTGGGTTAAATTAGCAGTGACTCGTTCACGTTTATCTAACACACCAGTTATCTTCTGGTTAGATAAGAACCGTGCACACGATGCACAAATGATTGCGAAAGTTGAAAAATACTTACCTGATCACGACACTTCAGGTTTAGATATACAAATCTTATCGCCTGTTGAAGCAACTAAAGTCACATTGAAGCGTTGTAAAGAAGGCTTAGACACTATCTCTGCAACGGGTAACGTATTACGTGACTACTTAACTGATTTATTCCCAATTTTAGAATTAGGTACTTCAGCTAAGATGCTTTCAATCGTTCCATTAATGAACGGTGGTGGTTTATTCGAAACAGGTGCTGGTGGTTCTGCGCCTAAACACGTTCAACAGTTCGAAAAAGAAAACTACTTACGTTGGGATTCTCTAGGTGAGTTCTTAGCATTAGCGGCTTCTTTAGAGCACTTATCAAACTTCGCTAGCAACCCTAAAGCGCAAGTTTTAGCTGACACATTAGACGCAGCAACGGGTAAATTCTTATTAAACGATAAGTCTCCTGCACGTAAGCTTGGTTCTATTGATAACCGTGGTTCACACTTCTACTTAGCACTTTACTGGGCTCAAGAATTAGCAGCACAAACTGCTGATGCTGAGTTACAAGCTAAGTTTGCTCCTTTAGCTGAAAGCTTAACAGCTAACGAAGACAAGATTGTTGGTGAATTAAATGGAGCACAAGGTCCAGCTCAAGATGTAGGTGGCTACTTCCAGCCAAATGCTGAATTAGCGGGTAAAGCAATGCGTCCAAGTGCAACATTAAACGCAGCAATCGAAGCGCTTTAA
- a CDS encoding pseudouridine synthase, whose translation MPKTNFSTLKNKPNRFKKRVGAKPSNTKSQFKRDSEPEKILIFNKPFDVLTQFTDDENRKTLKDYIDIPHVYAAGRLDKDSEGLLVLTNNGKLQHQLANPQNNKQKTYWVQVEGDVDDAAISDLQRGVLLKDGPTKPAKVKKMAEPKVWQRVPPIRERKNIPTTWLELTITEGRNRQVRRMTAHVGYPTLRLIRYSVGDYKLGNLQPGQYQVIDKAIGF comes from the coding sequence GTGCCAAAAACAAATTTTTCAACTTTAAAAAACAAACCTAATCGCTTTAAAAAAAGAGTCGGCGCGAAACCAAGTAATACAAAAAGTCAGTTTAAGCGTGACTCCGAACCAGAAAAAATCCTAATATTTAACAAACCCTTTGATGTACTCACTCAGTTTACCGATGATGAAAATCGAAAAACGTTAAAGGATTACATCGATATTCCGCATGTTTATGCGGCAGGTCGATTAGATAAAGATTCTGAAGGGCTTTTGGTCTTGACCAATAATGGTAAATTACAACATCAATTAGCGAACCCCCAAAATAATAAACAAAAGACTTACTGGGTACAGGTTGAAGGGGATGTTGATGATGCAGCAATTAGTGACTTACAACGAGGCGTGTTACTAAAAGACGGCCCGACGAAACCAGCCAAAGTTAAAAAAATGGCTGAACCTAAAGTATGGCAGCGGGTGCCGCCGATCAGAGAGCGTAAAAATATTCCTACGACTTGGTTAGAGTTAACCATTACTGAGGGGCGTAATCGCCAGGTTAGAAGAATGACGGCGCATGTCGGATATCCCACATTGCGCCTTATTCGTTACTCAGTAGGGGACTACAAATTAGGTAATTTGCAGCCCGGTCAATACCAAGTTATAGACAAAGCGATCGGGTTTTAG
- a CDS encoding beta-propeller domain-containing protein has protein sequence MKSYKYNKIALAIMTTALAVTLVNCGGSSSSDSDDNNGGTGPSTFEVIQLSEQTPTLAKLRKAQNADETLTRIKNSLLVNSNHNYIFNTKTRTTFDTTSAPASADGNVENAVDSLNDDAGFSSTNLIEQGVDEADFVKYDGESLFISVNHTSDDLLIEPRVAQVTAASSPIAPDVWYPQDFESFIRVMQKDEFDVMQEVTRIDSPSDHHSYQNIYLSNDKLTAFATKNTWGWTYDDWRYPGIWQNGSVDIVSFDVADASQPAKLHNVSISGYLVRSRRIGNKLYVVSQFSPAYPAELDYAPQTKEDYKKNVDLVNALSSQQLFPTITINDAEPVALGDMATCYLPDNSDEHSSYGNVLSVTVFDVDDLTNYSTSCLNTYTDGFYMSQNAIYLTSQVYNEGESSLAIHKLDVTDTGVEYTASGSVPGYLGWRGVSFKMNEKDDLFRVITTKRTGDPNDNFDHQLFVLQTNEQQSSLEPIAQLPNDTYPKKIGKDNEDIYAVRFIGDKAYVVTFERIDPLYVIDLSQPNDPKITGELEIPGFSTYLHPLDDNHILGIGEDATGRFGEIINSSLADESSDSQTPSHSVTQGEGGIKFGIFNISDINNPIEVQSLVLGDSGSRSEALYEHKAISMLKTSDSTFRLAIPSSISQKTADRQWGTWQYSGLETFNIDLTNTTQPLAYNGAIKAEQRSDDKRWRTYGSNGRGVIHNDQLFYVHGHTVWSALWQSPESATVEQAVMPAQQYVVESRGILQCQGGGTSLADSAQKLTDANVSVIGSKCMGGLAVPAVCGASTGELNAHQINTVDLSTAIQLGFSKASAFGNELIDVDCSPITQVSQ, from the coding sequence ATGAAATCTTATAAGTATAATAAAATAGCTTTGGCTATCATGACAACTGCATTAGCGGTTACTTTAGTAAATTGTGGCGGTAGTTCTTCATCAGACAGTGACGACAACAATGGAGGAACGGGTCCGTCAACGTTTGAAGTTATTCAATTGTCTGAGCAAACCCCAACATTAGCCAAATTAAGAAAGGCGCAAAATGCCGACGAAACCTTAACGCGCATTAAAAATAGCTTATTAGTTAACTCGAATCATAATTACATTTTTAATACTAAAACTCGAACGACTTTTGATACGACATCCGCGCCTGCTAGTGCTGATGGTAATGTAGAAAATGCGGTTGATTCTTTAAACGATGATGCTGGGTTTAGTTCGACCAATTTAATTGAACAAGGCGTAGATGAAGCCGACTTTGTAAAGTACGACGGTGAAAGTCTTTTCATAAGTGTTAACCACACCAGTGACGATTTATTGATTGAACCTCGCGTTGCTCAGGTTACAGCTGCTTCCAGTCCTATTGCCCCAGATGTTTGGTATCCACAGGATTTCGAATCATTTATTCGTGTTATGCAAAAAGATGAATTCGATGTTATGCAAGAAGTCACCCGGATTGATTCGCCAAGCGATCATCATTCCTACCAAAATATCTATTTAAGTAACGATAAGCTCACCGCTTTTGCAACTAAAAATACTTGGGGCTGGACCTATGACGACTGGCGTTATCCTGGTATTTGGCAAAATGGCTCAGTTGATATTGTTAGCTTTGATGTGGCCGATGCCAGTCAGCCCGCTAAGTTACATAACGTGAGTATTTCAGGTTATTTAGTTCGCAGTCGACGTATCGGCAATAAGCTTTATGTTGTTAGTCAATTTTCCCCTGCTTACCCAGCCGAATTAGATTATGCGCCGCAAACTAAAGAAGACTACAAAAAGAATGTTGATTTAGTCAATGCATTGTCAAGCCAACAGCTTTTTCCAACTATTACAATTAATGATGCAGAGCCCGTTGCATTGGGTGATATGGCGACATGTTATTTGCCAGACAACAGTGACGAACATAGTTCATATGGCAATGTTTTATCTGTCACTGTTTTTGATGTGGATGATTTAACCAACTATTCGACGAGCTGTTTAAATACTTACACAGATGGCTTTTATATGTCGCAAAACGCTATTTACTTGACCAGCCAAGTATACAATGAAGGAGAATCCTCTTTAGCTATTCATAAGTTAGATGTGACAGATACAGGTGTTGAATATACTGCTTCCGGCAGTGTCCCCGGTTATCTTGGTTGGCGTGGAGTATCATTTAAAATGAATGAAAAAGATGATCTATTCAGGGTCATTACAACTAAACGTACTGGCGATCCTAATGATAACTTTGATCATCAACTCTTTGTTTTACAAACTAACGAGCAACAAAGCTCGTTAGAACCCATAGCTCAATTACCTAATGACACCTATCCGAAAAAAATCGGTAAAGATAACGAAGATATTTATGCCGTTAGATTTATTGGCGACAAAGCGTATGTGGTTACGTTTGAACGCATTGATCCACTATATGTGATTGACCTTAGCCAACCTAACGACCCGAAAATCACTGGCGAATTAGAAATCCCAGGCTTCTCTACTTATCTTCATCCTTTAGACGATAACCATATTCTAGGCATAGGTGAGGATGCAACAGGTAGGTTTGGTGAAATAATAAATAGTAGCTTAGCCGATGAGAGCAGTGATTCTCAAACACCGAGTCATTCAGTTACTCAAGGTGAAGGCGGTATAAAATTTGGTATTTTTAATATCAGTGATATTAATAACCCTATAGAAGTTCAAAGCTTAGTGTTAGGCGATAGCGGTAGTCGCAGCGAAGCGTTATATGAACATAAAGCTATTTCTATGTTAAAAACCAGTGATTCCACATTCAGATTGGCTATACCAAGCAGTATTTCGCAAAAAACGGCTGATCGTCAATGGGGTACTTGGCAATATTCAGGCTTAGAGACATTCAATATTGATTTAACTAATACCACTCAACCTTTGGCTTACAACGGCGCAATTAAAGCGGAACAACGCAGTGATGATAAACGCTGGCGCACGTATGGCTCAAATGGCCGAGGCGTTATTCATAACGATCAATTGTTCTATGTGCATGGACATACTGTTTGGTCAGCACTTTGGCAATCACCCGAAAGTGCAACAGTTGAACAGGCTGTTATGCCAGCTCAACAATATGTTGTTGAATCTCGCGGTATTTTACAATGCCAAGGCGGCGGCACGTCACTAGCCGATTCTGCTCAAAAGCTGACAGATGCCAATGTATCAGTTATTGGCTCTAAATGTATGGGCGGATTGGCCGTACCTGCTGTTTGTGGTGCCAGTACGGGCGAGCTAAATGCTCATCAAATCAACACTGTTGATTTAAGTACTGCTATTCAACTTGGCTTTAGCAAAGCTAGTGCTTTTGGAAATGAGTTAATCGATGTTGACTGCTCTCCTATAACACAAGTTAGCCAGTAA
- a CDS encoding MipA/OmpV family protein, producing the protein MITFTNNVNANEPVCDVNDVLDETCTEIGDLNFSIALGYGVKQNPYFYRDDIPLIALVDVNIYWQRWFLDGDTLGYTWHDSENHTLNIIGRFNEDSAYLHDWHISNFTSPQVSSGNSTPLNNDRFSDVINVESGQDKSIEISPPNFDVSVPNTPDSGSPTEPTTPAPQVPVADSPQQPENSHSFVDVKRKASYHFGFEYRYHVGNGSLRSQVVYDISQIHKGFGVLVEWQNTNTFGDWLFISKLGAQYKSGKWLDYYYGVDATETNLQNWLYKASAGVNAHAELTAVYKLKENWSLLNSLRVQKLSSQVSDSPLVDKSSLVRWFTGVAYHF; encoded by the coding sequence TTGATTACTTTCACCAACAATGTGAATGCGAATGAGCCTGTCTGCGATGTTAATGATGTATTAGATGAAACCTGTACTGAAATAGGTGATTTAAACTTTAGTATTGCACTTGGTTATGGTGTAAAACAAAACCCTTACTTTTATCGTGATGATATCCCACTTATCGCGTTGGTCGATGTTAATATTTACTGGCAACGTTGGTTTCTGGATGGCGATACCTTAGGTTACACTTGGCACGATTCCGAAAACCATACATTAAACATTATTGGCCGTTTTAACGAAGATTCAGCCTATTTACATGATTGGCATATAAGCAACTTTACTTCGCCTCAGGTTTCGTCGGGTAATTCGACGCCGCTTAATAATGATCGATTTAGTGACGTTATCAATGTTGAATCTGGCCAAGATAAATCTATCGAAATTTCACCACCCAATTTTGATGTTTCAGTGCCTAATACACCCGATAGCGGATCACCAACAGAGCCAACTACTCCGGCCCCGCAAGTGCCAGTAGCAGACAGCCCACAACAGCCAGAAAATAGCCACTCGTTTGTCGACGTAAAACGTAAAGCGTCTTATCATTTTGGTTTTGAATACCGCTACCATGTAGGCAATGGCTCGTTACGCAGTCAAGTCGTTTATGATATTAGCCAAATTCACAAAGGATTTGGCGTACTCGTTGAATGGCAAAATACCAATACATTTGGTGATTGGTTATTTATTAGTAAGCTGGGTGCACAATACAAAAGTGGTAAATGGTTAGACTATTATTATGGTGTAGATGCAACTGAAACAAATTTACAAAATTGGTTGTACAAGGCGAGTGCTGGTGTTAATGCCCATGCAGAATTGACTGCTGTATATAAATTGAAAGAAAACTGGTCATTGCTAAACAGCCTTCGTGTACAAAAGTTGAGCTCGCAAGTCAGTGATAGTCCTTTAGTCGACAAGTCATCTTTAGTTCGTTGGTTCACAGGAGTGGCGTACCATTTTTAA
- a CDS encoding DUF3019 domain-containing protein, with the protein MLVIKNASAANLSLKPRACSVDKHGQCNLDIVVVYQVKQPACLFVNDTQLTCTNNTELNQYTYSYNSDQPLVFSLVNQQSQPIVEVEFLRLQLSKFRRRQRNPWSLF; encoded by the coding sequence ATGTTAGTGATAAAAAATGCCAGTGCAGCTAACCTATCTCTTAAACCTAGAGCCTGTAGTGTAGATAAACACGGTCAGTGTAATTTGGATATTGTCGTTGTATATCAAGTTAAACAACCGGCGTGTCTTTTTGTTAACGATACACAACTCACTTGCACAAATAATACTGAATTAAATCAATACACTTATTCCTATAATAGTGACCAGCCACTTGTTTTTAGTTTGGTTAACCAACAATCTCAGCCTATTGTCGAAGTTGAATTTTTACGATTACAACTTTCAAAATTTCGCCGCAGGCAACGTAACCCTTGGAGCTTATTTTGA
- a CDS encoding response regulator transcription factor: MINSTKHIILVEDDIKLSRLISDYLESNGFTVEVINNGAKAMVQLVQAKADLIILDVMLPGTDGFEVCKKIRPHYHGPILFLTAKSSDFDQVLGLEIGADDFIAKPVEPRVLLARINAILRRFAPHETTDNELNNLHFGQLHINQSARTLTLSSQEITLTSHEFDMLLVLASNAGEILSREYLTQVLKGRDYNGLDRSIDVRVSKLRKKLGDNPDNPSRIKTIWGKGYIFVPDAWGN; this comes from the coding sequence TTGATAAATTCCACCAAACACATCATTCTTGTTGAAGATGATATTAAATTATCTCGCTTAATTTCCGATTATTTGGAAAGTAACGGTTTTACCGTTGAAGTGATCAACAATGGCGCAAAAGCCATGGTGCAATTAGTTCAAGCTAAAGCGGACCTCATTATTTTAGATGTCATGTTGCCCGGTACCGATGGTTTTGAAGTTTGTAAAAAAATTAGACCGCATTATCACGGACCTATTTTATTTTTAACAGCTAAATCTAGTGACTTTGATCAAGTGCTAGGTTTGGAGATTGGCGCTGATGATTTTATCGCAAAGCCGGTTGAACCTAGGGTATTACTGGCTAGAATTAATGCCATATTAAGGCGCTTTGCACCGCATGAAACGACAGACAACGAGCTAAATAATTTACATTTTGGTCAATTGCATATCAACCAAAGTGCTCGTACGTTAACTTTATCAAGCCAAGAGATAACACTGACTAGCCACGAGTTTGACATGTTATTAGTATTGGCCAGCAATGCTGGAGAAATATTAAGTCGCGAGTATTTAACTCAAGTATTAAAAGGGCGCGATTATAATGGTTTAGACAGATCAATTGATGTACGGGTATCTAAGCTTCGTAAAAAACTCGGTGATAACCCAGACAACCCCAGTCGTATTAAAACCATTTGGGGAAAAGGCTATATTTTTGTCCCAGATGCTTGGGGTAACTAA
- a CDS encoding ATP-binding protein gives MRKLFASLFVLLLATFVSLGLLLDWIWEKSNTAQPISQRHVASIALLIDNAQQSTPVLLNELALVNDVEMSLTAIEEAGLDKASIDLIQQQPTVFYDQKGNEHIYTWLAKRQALLVIKLPKSPNFIYKIILAIFFYVVVAAVVWFWLRPLWRDLSKLAQASNAIGQGQFDYPLKISSHSSIIEIANTFKNMQSRIRSLISSHKELTSAVSHEIKTPVARAKFANEMMITKVNNEDYQAAQEYAESISEDLDEIDQLVCEMLNYAKFEHADPKLHLSPVNIADLVQSKINQTQSQYPQIEFKVDMAQPLTLQCDGHFVDRALQNLIINAAKYCQSKIQVSVYVQQKGPSNAFLVIQVEDDGAGIADEDRDKVFLPFSRLDQSRARVSGGFGLGLAIVCRIMQWHKGIAIAEKSKMLGGARFELHFPLATKTISST, from the coding sequence ATGCGTAAACTGTTTGCCAGCTTATTTGTTTTACTACTGGCTACTTTTGTTTCCTTGGGTTTATTACTCGATTGGATATGGGAAAAATCTAATACCGCTCAGCCTATTAGTCAGCGTCATGTAGCAAGCATCGCGTTACTGATTGACAATGCTCAGCAATCAACACCTGTATTGTTAAATGAACTTGCACTGGTCAATGATGTTGAAATGTCGCTTACTGCCATTGAAGAGGCTGGACTCGATAAAGCCAGCATAGATTTAATTCAGCAACAGCCCACTGTGTTTTATGATCAAAAGGGCAATGAGCACATTTATACCTGGTTAGCCAAACGCCAAGCTTTGTTGGTAATTAAGCTGCCTAAAAGTCCTAATTTTATCTATAAAATTATTTTAGCTATTTTTTTCTATGTTGTTGTAGCTGCGGTAGTTTGGTTTTGGCTTAGGCCTTTATGGCGTGACTTATCCAAATTAGCTCAAGCATCTAACGCAATTGGCCAAGGACAATTCGACTACCCACTCAAAATATCAAGCCATTCAAGTATCATTGAGATAGCCAATACCTTTAAAAATATGCAGTCTCGCATTCGTTCTCTTATATCATCCCATAAAGAGTTAACCTCAGCAGTCTCGCATGAAATTAAAACACCGGTTGCGCGAGCAAAATTTGCTAATGAAATGATGATAACAAAAGTTAATAATGAGGATTATCAAGCGGCACAAGAGTATGCTGAATCTATTTCAGAAGATTTAGATGAAATCGATCAGCTAGTTTGCGAAATGCTTAACTACGCCAAATTTGAACACGCTGATCCCAAGTTACACCTTAGTCCTGTTAACATTGCTGATTTAGTACAAAGTAAAATAAATCAAACACAGAGCCAATACCCGCAAATTGAGTTTAAAGTGGATATGGCTCAACCACTCACTTTGCAATGTGATGGACACTTTGTAGATCGAGCCTTACAAAACTTAATAATTAATGCGGCCAAATATTGTCAAAGTAAGATCCAAGTCAGTGTTTATGTTCAGCAAAAAGGGCCATCAAACGCTTTTTTAGTTATTCAAGTAGAAGATGACGGGGCTGGTATTGCAGATGAAGATCGAGATAAGGTTTTTTTACCTTTCAGCCGTTTAGATCAAAGTCGCGCTAGAGTCTCTGGTGGATTCGGTTTAGGGCTTGCCATTGTTTGTCGAATTATGCAGTGGCACAAAGGTATTGCGATTGCTGAAAAAAGTAAAATGTTGGGTGGCGCCCGATTTGAATTGCATTTCCCCTTAGCAACTAAGACAATAAGTTCAACTTAA
- a CDS encoding NUDIX hydrolase has protein sequence MFKPNTTVAWVIKCQDKFLLVEEIDDGVNVLNQPAGHLEEDETLLEAAKRELYEETGLQLEPDFLVGIYQSSVPHKNIQYLRFCYGLELKGELLKTAPQDSDIIQALWLTEAEIKQKFKQHRSHLVQTCINDFIAGKRLPLEYIISDR, from the coding sequence ATGTTTAAACCCAATACGACTGTTGCCTGGGTAATAAAATGCCAAGATAAATTTTTACTGGTTGAAGAAATCGACGATGGGGTAAATGTATTAAATCAACCAGCGGGTCATTTAGAAGAAGATGAAACCTTGTTAGAGGCAGCAAAGCGAGAATTATATGAAGAAACAGGCTTACAGTTAGAGCCCGACTTCCTCGTAGGTATATACCAAAGCAGCGTACCGCATAAAAACATTCAGTATCTACGATTTTGTTACGGATTAGAATTAAAAGGCGAGCTGCTAAAAACAGCACCACAAGATAGCGATATAATCCAAGCTCTGTGGTTAACTGAAGCTGAAATAAAACAAAAGTTCAAACAACATCGCAGCCACCTTGTGCAAACTTGTATAAATGATTTTATAGCAGGTAAGCGACTACCATTAGAATATATAATAAGTGATCGGTAA